The Halorubrum sp. BV1 genome contains the following window.
CAGTACCGCCCGCTTGCCCTCGCGCAGCTGCTCCGGGACGAGCACGACGTCGCCCGAGGTCGACCGGACGCGGTCCGCGAGCGTCGCCGCCTCGCCGAGCGCGGTCGCGGCGTCGTACATCGAGCAGTTCGCCACGTCGAGGCCGGTGAGTTCGACGAGGATCGACTGGTACTCGAAGAGCGCCTGCAAGAACCCCTGTGAGATCTCCGGCTGGTACTGCGTGTAGCTCGTGAGGAACTCGGCGCGATCCGAGAGGTGGTCGACGACGCTCGGCACGTAGTGGCCGTAGTGGCCGCGGCCGAGGAACTCCGTGAGGTCGTCGTTGCGGCCGAACAGCCGCGAACACTCGGTGCGGATATCGCGTTCGCTGCGCGCGTCGATCCCGAACTCCTCGTCGAACGCGATCGCGTCGGGGATGTCGAACAGCGCCTCCTCGTCGGCGACGCCGACGGCGTCGAGCATCGCCGCGGTCTCGGCGTCGGTGTGAGGCGCGTACGGGCTTCCGTCGGCTCCGCTCATCGGCTCGCCTCGCTCGCGCCCGTCCGGGCGTCGGTCACGCGCTCGGCGTCGGGCCGTCCGACCCCGCGTCGTCCGGTCTCGGTTCGTCCGTCTGGAGAGTGCGTTGTCATCGTTGTGTCAGGCTATCTGGTCGCGGTAGTCGTCCGCATCGAGGAGTTCGTCGGACGCCGAGTCGCGGTCGACTTCGAGCAGCCAGCCGTCCCCGTACGGGTCGTCGTTGACGAGTTCGGGGCGGTCGAACAAATCCTCGTTGACCGCGACGACCTCGCCGGAGACGGGGGCGTACAGGTCCGAGACGGCCTTGATCGACTCGACCACGCCGAACGCCTCGCCGGCGGCTATCTCGTCGCCGACGTCCGGAAGCTCGACGAAGACGACGTCGCCGAGTTCGTCCTGTGCGAAGTCGGAGACGCCGATCCGTACGGTGTCGCCGTCCGTCGTGGTCCACTCGTGCGATTCCAGGTACCGTAACTCGTCGAGAACTTCGAAGCTCATTGGTAAGGGGGGTCGTCGCGGCGCGCTCTGGCCGTGGCGGTCGGACGCGTTTCCGAGCCGCGACCGTGGCGGCTCGCTCGGCCGTCAACTGGCGGGTCTCGCCGTCGAGCGCTGATCCACGACACGTGTGGGTTACCGTTCTGACGACGAGGAAATAAAAGGTATGTTCCGACTCCCGG
Protein-coding sequences here:
- the gcvH gene encoding glycine cleavage system protein GcvH, producing the protein MSFEVLDELRYLESHEWTTTDGDTVRIGVSDFAQDELGDVVFVELPDVGDEIAAGEAFGVVESIKAVSDLYAPVSGEVVAVNEDLFDRPELVNDDPYGDGWLLEVDRDSASDELLDADDYRDQIA